The genome window CGATGCCGCGACCGATCGTCACGATCGCGAAGGAGGCTGTGCCCAGGCCCACGCCGAACCAGTGCTCGCCGATCGTGAGAGCGTGCACGTCATTCTCGATGGTCACCGGCCAGGGGAATCGTGACTGGAGCAGATCCCCGAGCGGGACATCCGTCCAGCCCATGATGTTCGACTCCCGCACGACTCCGGTGGAACTGTCGACGTCGCCGGACACAGAGACGCCGATGCCGGCGATCGCCGATGCTCCGAGGCCCAGATTCTGCTCGAGCTCGGCAACGACCTGGCTGATGGCATCGATCACGGAGTGCGGATCGTCGGCGGCGAGGGCCTGCCTCGTGCTCGTGAGCACGGTGGTCGCGAGATCCGTCGCGACGGCGATGATCTCGTCGACGTTCACCTTGACGCCGATCATGACCATCGACTCGAGCACGATCGACACCGGGCTCACCGGCCGGCCGGGAGTCCCGTCGCGCTGCGAGGCCGGAGGGGCGTCGACCAGCCCGGCGGCCACGAGAGGTGCGACCGCCTTGGTGACCGCGGCCTGCGACAGCCCGGTCTGGCGGGCGATGTCGATGCGGCTGATGGGGCTGCGGGTCAGGATCGTCTCGAAGACCCTGGATCCCGCGTCGGACGCCGAGCGGATGAGGGTGGTGCGCGCGGCGGTGTCGTGGTCCATCAGGTCCTTCGGGTCGTGTCGGCTATCGTAGCGAATCCGCTGCGCTGCGGGCCGGGATGCCTGTCATGAGATGCTCGGCTGCGAACTCCAGCGCATTCTCCTCGTCGAGGTCGCCGCCGGCTTCATGTCCGTTGTGAGGCCACAGCACGACGCGCTTCTCGCCGCCGTAGGCGGTGAACGCGGGCAGCACGGTCTCCGGCGGGGCGATGCCGTCGAGGAGCCCCGTGCTCAGCAACGCCGGAGCCGTGGCCCGTCTGGCGTGGTTGATTCCGTCGAAGTAGCGCAGCGTGTCGAGCGCGGTGGTGGCGTCGCTGCGGCGGTCCGCGAAGTACTGAGTCAGGAGCGAGTACGGATGCTCGGAGCTGAGCGTCGCCGCGCGGTCGAGTTCGCAGAGGAACGGTGCCTGGATGATCGCGACGGCGATGTCCGGGACCAGCCCGGCGATCGCCAGGGCGATACCGCCGCCCTGGCTCGCTCCGACCGTGCCGACACGAGTCGGGTCGACCAGCTCGATCGAACGGATCGCGTCGATCGCGCGCACGGCGTCGGCGTAGACGCGACGGTAGTAGTACTCCTGCGGCGAGCGGAGGCCGCGGGTGAGGAACCCTCCCGCCGAGGGACCGCCGTCGGCGTGGTCGTCATCCGTGTCGCCGTGGCCCTGGCCTCGGGCGTCGACGACGAGGTGCGCGTATCCGGCCGATGCCCACCGAAGATCTCGGAGAGCGTGCCCTCGGCCGTTGCCGTATCCGAAGAACTGCACGAGACCGGGCAGCGGCCCGGAGGCGCCGCGAGGCGCACGGAGCCAGGCGCGGATCGGTGTGCCGCCGAAGCCGCGGAACGAGACGTCGAACACGTCGATCTGGGTGAGCCGCGTGGTGTGAGGAGTGACCGTGAGGTCGAGCGGGAGGCTTCTGGTCCCGGCGATCGTATCCGCCCAGAAGGCGTCGAAGTCGTCGGGCTCGGTCTGTGTGGTCGCCGCATCGACGACGTGGAGGTCACCGTGCACGTCGGTCATCCTGCGCGACGGGAGTCGCATCCGAGGCGAGAGCGAGCCCGATGTCGGCCGTCGAGCCCGCTGCGACATCGACTATCGACTCGCTGTCGGCGAGCGTGACGAGCACCGTCCTGTCCTCCGAACCGTGGTTGTGGAGTGCGGCGGACGCCATCTGCCCATCGCTCCACGAGAGGTCGAGGACGAGGCCCGGGCGGACCGCGATGCCGTGCACGTCGCCCAGGCGCCAGGACCGGGGGAGGGCCGGGAGGAGATGCACCCGTCCGCCGTGACTCTGCACGAGCATCTCGGCGATAGCAGCAGGGAAGCCCAGGTTGCCGTCGATCTGGAACGGCGGGTGCGTGCTGAACAGGTTGGGAAGGAGCCCTCCCCATTCCGAGCCGTCGACCGGTCCGTGGCGGGTGGCGTCGCCGTCGAACGGCGTCAGCGCCTCCTCGAGGAGCGACGCGGCGACGTCTCCTTGACGTGCGCGGGCACGCAGCGCGATCTTCCACGCCCAGGACCAGCCCATGGCCCCTGGACCTCTCGCGTCGATCAGGCGAACCGAGGCGTCGAACAGCTCGGGCGTGCCCTCGGGGGTCACGGTGTCGAGGGGGTACAGGCCGACGACGGGGGAGAGGTGCCGGTGCAGGGGTTCGTGCTCTTCGACCTCGGCCGACCACTCCAGCAATCTGCCGTCGGAGCCGACCTGCAGCGGGGTGAGGGCGGCCAGGGCCTCGCGCACCTCGGCCTCCAGAGCGTCGTCGATCTCGAGGTCGTCGATCGCCACGAGGGCGCGCTCGAACAGCGCGCCGATGAGCGCAAGATCCGACGTCGCAGTCAGCCCGAGGGCGGTGGGAAGGCCGTCGGCGGCGACATACGAGTTCTCCGGGGCAGTCGACGGTGAGGTGTGGAGCACGCCGTCGGCGTCAGCGACCAACCAGTCGAGGCAGAATTCGACGGCGCCGCGCATGACGGGCCAGATCCGCTCGCGCAGGAGGTCGCGATCGCCGCTGAACTCGTATGCATCCCAGAGGTTGTGCGTGAGCCAGACGCCGCCCATCATCCAGATCGCCCAGCTCGCGGCACCGTGGCCATCGCCGACGGGGAGGCTCCACCCCCACACATCGCTGTTGTGGTGCGCGACCCATCCGCGTGCACCGTAGAGCTCATGCGCGACGTCCGTGCCCGTGCCGGCGAGATGCTCGACGAGAGCGAGGAGCGGTTCGAACGCATCGGGGCTGAGGAGCACCGGCGCCGACCAGTAGTTCATCTCGGTGTTGATGTTGATCGTGTAGTTCGACGACCATGCCGGCTGAAGCTGATCGTTCCAGATGCCCTGGAGGTTTGCCGCCGGGCTCCCGGCCCGGGAACTCGATGCCAGAAGATACATGCCGTACTCGGCCGCGACGGTCGCACGCAGCAGCGGATCGGATCCGCGGAGCACATCTCTGTCGACGCTCCAGGTGCCCTCACGTCGACTGCCGATCGCGAATCGCGCGCGAGTGACGTGTCGCCGATCGGCGACATGCTCGGCGAGGAGGTCCTGGACGTCGCGCTGAGCCACGGCATCCGCCCTCTCTCGTGCGCTATCCCGGATCGCCTCTCGCGAGGCGGTCCGCCAGTCCCCGTCGGCGTCGGCCCACCACGACCCGGCGCGCGACGATGTGGACAGGGCGATCAGCAGGCGACGGGCCTTGCGGACGACGACGCGGTCGTCGGAGCGACGCACTTCACCGTCCGAGTTCAGTGCGACTGCCACGGCCGCGTAGGCATCGAAGTCCGCGTCGTCCTGCGCATAGCGCAGGGGCGGATCGACCGATTCCTCGTGCAGGGGAGCGCCGTCTACGGGGGCCTGCACATCGAGCAGCAGTGCGTCGGGTGAGTCGACGAGCCGACCGCGCAGGGGCGTGGACAGCTCGACGACCGTGTCGAACTCGACATCGGAGGTGAGCTCGATGATCAGCGCCTGGGCCGGCGCAGACACCCAGGAGCGACGCGTGAGGCCCCCGCCGGGGATGCGGAGGGTCTCGCTGAGCGTGGCAGTGTCGAGGTCGAGGATCCTGGCGGGAGTTTCGGGGTCGGCCTCGATGCCGTCGATCCGCACGTGAAGATCCGCGAGCGGGAGGAACTCCTGTGAGTACGGACCCTCGAATGCCATCAAGAGATCCTCGGCGAGCCGTACGTCGCCGGAGGCGAGCGCTGCCCGTACCTCAGCGAGGCGCTCGGGCCCGGCTCCGCGGGCACGCACGTTCTGCAGGGCGCGGGCAGGCCCGTCGGGGCTGCCCGACCAGACGGTCGAGTCGTTGAGTTGATAACGGCCGCCCGGACCGCCGAAAGCCATGGCGCCGATGCGGCCGTTGCCGAGCGGGGTCGCCTCCTCCCACAGGGTGGCGGGGGCGTCCCAGGTGAGGCGCAGTGTGTCGGTCATCGCACTCCGGTGTGTTCGATCGATCTCGATGTCACCGTCAGCGTAGGCGGCATTAATTGCCGCTGTCAAGTAATGTCCGACGCGCTGCGCCTCACTCGAATCAGAACTTCAGCAGCACCTTGCCGACACGGCCGGCCGTGTTGCTCGCACGCACGGCGTCTGCCGCGTCCGCGGCGTCGAAGACGCCGGCCACAGGAAGGGTGAGAGTGCCCTCCGTGACGCGCTGGATCAGCTCGCCGAACAGGGCGCCGCGTGTGGCGGCATCCATCGTCTGGATGACCTTGCTGCCCCAGAAGCCCTTGACGGTCGCCTGCTTGAAGATGACGTCTCCGGAGGCGATCTCCATCGTGGGGGAGTTCATGGCGCCGAAGGCGACGAGTGTGCCGCCCTCGCCGAGGAGCGACAGCACGTCGCCGGCGGACGATCCGCCGACCGAGTCGATGCCGAAGGCGATGTGCGCTCCGCCGGCGATCTCGGCGACCCGCTCGCGCCAGCCGTCGTCGTCGGTCGAGACGACGTTCTCGATGCCCTGCTCGCGGAGCTCGTCGACACCGGCCGAGCGGCGCACGAGTCCGATGACGTTGACGCCACGAGCGGCACCGAGCTGGGCGAGCATGCGTCCGACCGCGCCGTTCGCCGCATTCTGGACGATCCAGTCGCCCTTCTCGGCGCCCAGGAACTGCAGCAGGCTGATGGTGCTGAACGGCATCGAGACGAGCTGCGCCGCACTCTCGTCGCTGAGCGACTCGGGAACCGGGATGAGTCCCGCGGCGTTCGCGACCACGTACTCGGCCCAGGCGCCGAACGTGCCGCCCGTGGCGACCCGCTGTCCGACTGTCAGACTGTCGACGCCCTCGCCGAGAGCGTCGACGATGCCGAGGGCCTCGGTGCCGGATGCCGCGGGCAGCTCGGGCTTGAAGCCGTAGGTGCCCCGAATCGTCCAGAGGTCGTGGTTGTGGATCGGCGAGAGTACGATCCGCAGCCGCACCTGGCCGGGGCCGGGCTCGGGCGTGGGGCGGTCGGTGACGGTCAGAACCTGCTCGGGATCGCCGAAGCTGTCGTGGGTGAGAGCGCGCATGATGTTCTCCTTGTGGGATCGGTCGTGGTGGATGGTGTCGAGCGGATCAGTCGTCGGTGACGGTGATCGCGACGTCGATGTTGCCCCGCGTGGCGTTCGAGTAGGGGCAGACCTGGTGTGCCGCATCGGCGAGAGCCTGGGCCTGGTCGTGCGGGAGGTCGGGGATGACGACCTCGAGCTGCACGGCGAGGCCGAATCCGCCCTCGCCGTTCGAGCCGATCTGCACGCGGGCGCCGACCGACGAATCGGTGATCTTCACCTTCTGTGCGCGGGCGACCGTCTGAAGCGCGGAGTGGAAGCACGCGGCGTAGCCGGCGGCGAACAGCTGCTCGGGGTTCGCGCCGTCGCCGCTGCCGCCCATCTCCTTGGGGATTGCGAGATCGAGGTCGAGACGGCCTTCGCCGGTCGCGACGCGGCCGTTCCGTCCTGCTCCGGTGGCGAGTGCTTCGGCGGTGTAGAGAGCGTCCATCGTGTGGATTCCTTCCGGGATTGGGGTCAGTCGGCGTGCGGCGTGCGCGCAGAGGGTGCCGGCATGGCTGCAGAACTCTGCAGTCGTGCGGTGAGTTCGTGAAGCTCGGCGATCAGGCGGTGACGCTGGTCGTCGTCCTGCATTCCGGCGAGGGTGGCGATCGCGGTGTGCACCGGTGCGACCTCGGAGCGAAGCGCGGTTCCCGCGTCGGTCAGTCCGACGGTGACGACCCGCTCATCGGCCGAGCTCCGCGCCCGTGCGACGTAGCCCGCCTGCTCGAGGCGCCGGACGAGCGGGGAGAGGGTGCCCGAGTCGAGCTGCATCGCCTCGCCGAGCGAGCCGACCGTCTGCTCGCCCTCCATCCAGAGGATCGCGAGCACCAGGTACTGGGGATAGGTCAACCCCCACGGTGCCAGCAGGGAGCGGTAGGCCTGCGTCGTCGCGCGGGCGGCGGAGTACAGGGAGAAGCACACCATCTCATCGGTCACGGCCATCTCTTAAGTATTGCACGCGATTAGATTGTGCACAATTTAATCGCGACGAGAAGGTGGCACGGCGATGTCTCGACCTCGGTGACGCTGCGGGCGATGCTGCCGGCACCGTGCGGGCGAGCGCTAGGCTCCGAGCGTGAAGGTGCGCCCGGTCGATCTCGTCGACGTGTTCGTCTACCTCGTCGTGCTCGGCGCCTTCACGCAGCTCTTCCCCGAGGTCATCTCCGAGTCGTTCCTGCTCGCGCTGCTCACGGCGATCCTGCTCAAGCTGGTGCTCGAAGGGGTTCTGCTGGTCAAGAAGCGCATCACTGCGCGGATCCGCGGAGCGCGCAATCCCTGGATCCGCGTCCTGAACATCGCCATGCTCCTTCTGGTGCTCCCGGGGAGCAAGTTCCTCGTGCTCGAACTCGTCGATCGGGTCTTCGGCGACGCGGTCTATCTGGGCGGCTTCTTCCAGGTGACCGCGCTCATCATCGTGCTGATGCTGGCGCGAGGCGGTGTGCGCAGGATCTTCGAGCCTCCGTCTCGTCGCGTGTGATCTCGGAGGATTTCTCCCAGCCTTTCTCTTTGCTAGCTAAGCTAGTAGTCATGGAAAGATACTTTCGGTTGCGGTGGGTGGGCCTGGTCTTCATCAGCATCGCGGTCTCGCTGATCATCGTCGACTCGACGATCGTCAACGTCGCGATCCCCGCGATCGTCGATGACCTGGGCATCACCTCGACCGAGGTCCAGTGGGTGCAGGAGGCATACACGCTGGTCTTCGCCGCATTGCTTCTGGTGTTCGGCAGCCTCGCCGATCGATTCGGCCGTCGCCGGGTGATGCTCATCGGCGTGGCGGTCTTCGCGGCGTCGTCCGTGCTCGCGGCACTCGCGCCGGACGGCGGGATGCTGATCCTCGCCCGCCTCGCGCAGGGCGTGGGCGGAGCCATGATCCTGCCGACGACCCTGTCGATCATCAACGCCACGTTCCGCGGGCGCGAACGCGGCATCGCCTTCGCGGTGTGGGGGTCGACGATCGGCGGCATGGCCGCAGTCGGACCGTTGCTCGGCGGATGGCTGACGACCGCCTTCTCGTGGCGATGGGCCTTCGGCATCAACATCCCTCTGGGGATCATCATCGTCATCGGGGTGCTGCTCACGGTGGCCGAGTCGCGCAGTGATCGTGCCTCGAAGATCGATGCCGTCGGGGCGCTCCTGTCGGTGGTCACCATGGGAAGCCTCGTGTTCGGCTTGATCGAGGGGCGCACGTACGGGTGGTGGCTCGTGGATCAGCGTCCGCAGATCGGAGACTGGACATGGCCGCTGGACCTCTCGCCGATCCCGGTCGCCTTCGCGCTCGCCGTCGTGGCGCTGATCGCCTTCATCACCTGGGGTGTGCATCGTGAACGCACGGGGAAGTCCACCCTGCTGGCCCTCAAGCTGTTCTCCATACCCTCGTTCCGCAACGGCAACATCGCGGCGACCGTCGTCTCGCTCGGTGAGTTCGGCATCATCCTCGCTCTGCCGCTCTGGCTGCAGTTCGTGCTGGGCTTCGATGCGCTGCAGACGGGACTGCTTCTTCTGGCGTTGGCCGGAGGGTCGTTCGTCGCCAGTGGTGCTGCCGGTGCGGCCAGCGGAAAGATCGCTCCGGTCTGCGTCGTGCGTGCCGGGCTGATCGCCGAGATCGTCGGGGTCGCCGGCGTCGGCTTCGTCATCGCGCCCGACGCCTCGTGGGTGCCTCTGATCCCGTTCTTGTTCGTCTACGGACTCGGTGTGGGGCTGGCGACCGCTCAGCTGACCGGCGTCGTGCTGGCCGATGTGCCGGTCGCCGACAGCGGTGCGGCATCCGGAACCCAGTCGACGTCTCGCCAGCTCGGTGCGGCGCTCGGTGTCGCCGTGCTCGGCACGGTGCTCTTCACCAGCACCGCCGGAATACTCGCCTCCTCGCTCGACGAGAGGGGCGTCTCGGCCGATCAGCGAGACCAGGTCGTGTCGTCGGTCGTCGACAGCGCCGGCGCGGCGATCAGCGGGCTCGAGGCGAACCCCGAGACCGCGGCCATCGCCGACGATGCGAAGGCCGCCTTCTCCGATGGCACGCGCTTCGCCGCGTGGACGGCTGCCGGCTTCCTCACACTCGGTCTGCTCTCGACGATCTCCCTCGGCTCAGGAGCTCGGAGTCGCGACGATGAGGATGACGAGATGGCGTCCGACGCCGTCACCGAGGCATCACCGAGCGAGTGACGCCAGCTCCCCGCGAGTCCGGCATCCGGTCTTGCGCAGCAGGTTCGACACATGGAACTTGACCGTGTTGTCGCTGATTCCGAGCGTCCCTGCGATCTCGCGGTTCCGTGCCCCTCCGACGACGAGGCGGAGCACCTCACGTTCTCGGGCGGACAGCTCCGTCACGTCGCCCAGGGGCTCGGGTGCGGCGGGCGGGTCGAGGGGGAGGCGGATATCGATCGCGGACCCCCATCCTTCAGTGGACGACACGGCGAGATCTCCGTTCAACGCGACGACGCTCTCGGCCGCCGGACGAAGCGCATCGTCGCTCACCGAGAGTTCGCCTCGCCCGTCATCCCTGACGCCGATCAGCAGGTTCAGGCCGTCGCAGTCCCACTGGATGCGGACTCGACGCGCGGTTCCGTCGTCGACGATCGCGAGGACCGAGTTGCGCACGATCGCCCGCGCCGCGTGAGCGACCTCGCTCGGCAGCGCGCGTCCGGTCGTGGGCGGCTCGATGAACTGGAGGTCGAGGTTCCCGAACCGCTCCAGGGGGCGGAGATCCGACTGGAGGCGGGCGAAAGCGCCGACGACCGGTTCCAAGACGGCATCCTTGTGCTGATCGCTCGAGACGCGCAGCTGCACCAGCGCGCTCGCGGCCGCCTCGATCGCGAGGTTGCGTGCCGCTCGATCATCGAGTCGATCGGAACGCAGGATCGCGAGCAGCGATTCCAGGGTCACGGCATGCCGATCACTCAGCTCGGACAGTGCGCGGGCGCTCTCCTGCTGCGCGCGCCGGAGAGCAGGGGAGTCGATCGTCGGAGTCGCGTCGATGATGGTCACCTACCCATCATGCCCCACCCATCCTTTCGGGTAGGAGGACCCATGCGATCGGGCGGGGGCGGCCGTGGCAGCGTGGGCGCACGATGGAGGAATGGACGTGATGGAGGTCGGCCTCGGGCATTCCCTGGGGCTCGTGTCGAATGAGGTCAGTGTCGTTCTCGAATCGGTCATCCGCACCGACCCGGTCGCTCTCGGACGCGTCGCTGACCTGGTGGCCGAGGCGCCCCGGGTCTTCGTGCTCGGTGCCGGACGCTCCGGCCTGGCACTGCAGATGACAGCCATGCGGCTGATGCACCTCGGGCTCGACGTCCATGTGGTGGGGGAGACGACGACGCCGGCGATCTCGCGCGACGACCTCCTTCTCGTCGCGAGCGGTTCGGGAACGACGCCGGGCATCGTGCGTGCGGCGGAGACCGCGGTGGACGTCGGTGCGAAGGTGGCGACGATCACCACCGACGGTTCCTCACCGCTCGCCGCGCTGTCGGGGTCGGCGACCATCGTCGTGCCGGCGGCGGGCAAGCTCGATCGTTCGGGTGCGGCCTCCGCCCAGTACGCAGGCAGCCTCTTCGAACAGGCCGTCGTGCTGATCGGTGACGCGCTGTTCCACGCTCTGTGGGCACGGAGCGGTCAGGACGCCGACGACCTCTGGCCTCGTCACTCGAACCTCGAATGACCGCAGTAACGAAAGGAACATGATGAAGCTGCAATTCGCAATGGACACTCTCACGACGGAGGCCGCACTCGCGTTGGCCGCGGCGGCCGCCCCGCACGTCGACATCCTGGAGCTCGGCACTCCGCTGATCAAGAGCGCAGGGCTCAGCGCGGTCACCGCGATCAAGCAGGCCCACCCGGACAAGATCGTCTTCGCCGACCTCAAGACCATGGATGCCGGCGAGCTCGAGGCCGACATCGCCTTCGCAGCCGGAGCAGACCTCGTGACCGTTCTCGGCACCGCGGGCGACAGCACCATCGCGGGAGCCGTCAAGGCAGCGAAGAAGCATGGCAAGGGGATCGTCGTCGACCTCATCGGAGTGAAGGACAAGCCCGCGCGGGCGAAGGAAGTCGTCGAACTGGGAGCCGAGTTCGTCGAGATGCACGCGGGCCTCGACGAGCAGGCCGAGGAGGGCTTCACCTTCGACACGCTGCTACGTGACGGAGAGGCCTCGGGAGTGCCGTTCTCGGTCGCAGGCGGCGTGAACGCCACGAGCATCGGTTCGGTGCAGAAGTCCGGCGCGCAGATCGCCGTCGCCGGAAGCGCGATCTACAGCGCCCCGGACGTCGGCGTCGCCGCCGCCGAGCTCCGCGCAGCCATCGGCTGAGCCCCGGACTCAGCTGCCGGAGAAAACGAAGAATCCCGCCCATTCGGGCGGGGTTCTTCGTATGTGCGTGTGCCCCCGACTGGAATCGAACCAGCGACCTACGGTACCGGAAACCGGCGCTCTATCCACTGAGCTACGGAGGCGTACCGATCGACAATATCACTGCTCGGGAGTGGTCTCCGACCCACCGGCCTCGGTGACCGGCGCGTCGCCGAGTTCGGCGAGCGCGGCGGCGAGCTTCTCCGCCAGATACCGGTGACCGTCGGTGGAGGGGTGCTTGCGTCCGACCTCGACGTCGATCACCGACAGATAGTTCTGCTCGGTGATCCAGTTCCCCGCGATGGGGGAGATGTACGACCACCCGCGGGCTGCTGCGAGCTCTCCGAGATCCTTGTCGATACGGGCGGTTCCGGCGCCTACCGGCAGCTCGTGAGGTGCGGGGCCGAGAATGACGATGGTCGCGTCGGGGTACTTCGCGGACATCGCATCCCACGCGGCGGTCACGGCCTCGCGGTAACCGGCTTCGCCGTCACGCCGGTCGTTGATGGAACCCTGCATGATGATCAGGTCCGGCGCGAGCGTGGGGTCCAGACCGGCTATGCGCTCGCCGAAGACCGGACCGTCGAGTCCGGGCCTCAGATACCCGCTGCCTCGGACTCCGTCGACGATCGTCTCGCCGTCGAGCAGGTCGGCGAGCACATATGCGTAGCCGAGGGTCGGCTCGTTCGCGGCCGAGCCGTACGTCCAGGAGTCACCGAACACGAGGACCGTCGGATGCTCGGGGAGCAGCAGCGGCTCCGGGGCGATCACGACCGCCTCATCGTCTGCGGCAGCGGCTCCGACGGGCGCAGAAGACGGCACCGGAACCCACGGACGCCAGACGCCGAGGATGACCGCGGCGAGAGCCAGGATCACAGCGACGGCGAGGCCCGCGACGGGCAGGCGGTAGCGGGCGGATGCGGCCTTCATGGCATGACTGTAGATCACGATCCGGCCGTCGCAAATTCGGGGGCGTGACGCGCCGTAAACTGGGAGGCCTATGAACCCTGAAACGCTCGCCTCAGCCCTCCTCGCCGTCCTCG of Microbacterium sp. LWH13-1.2 contains these proteins:
- a CDS encoding organic hydroperoxide resistance protein, with the protein product MDALYTAEALATGAGRNGRVATGEGRLDLDLAIPKEMGGSGDGANPEQLFAAGYAACFHSALQTVARAQKVKITDSSVGARVQIGSNGEGGFGLAVQLEVVIPDLPHDQAQALADAAHQVCPYSNATRGNIDVAITVTDD
- a CDS encoding ROK family transcriptional regulator — translated: MDHDTAARTTLIRSASDAGSRVFETILTRSPISRIDIARQTGLSQAAVTKAVAPLVAAGLVDAPPASQRDGTPGRPVSPVSIVLESMVMIGVKVNVDEIIAVATDLATTVLTSTRQALAADDPHSVIDAISQVVAELEQNLGLGASAIAGIGVSVSGDVDSSTGVVRESNIMGWTDVPLGDLLQSRFPWPVTIENDVHALTIGEHWFGVGLGTASFAIVTIGRGIGSGLHLNGEVVSGAFGVSGEIGHLPLADPALVCPCGRRGCVEAAASTGAIEAAVSAALGRPVAIDEAVALAHAGDADAETAFREAARLIGTAIATLVNLTGPELVIIGGEGVSDFDLFEKTLRDAFENHAFGAAVRCRIVTRPHTFEDWARGAAATAIQALVR
- a CDS encoding MarR family transcriptional regulator, encoding MAVTDEMVCFSLYSAARATTQAYRSLLAPWGLTYPQYLVLAILWMEGEQTVGSLGEAMQLDSGTLSPLVRRLEQAGYVARARSSADERVVTVGLTDAGTALRSEVAPVHTAIATLAGMQDDDQRHRLIAELHELTARLQSSAAMPAPSARTPHAD
- a CDS encoding glycoside hydrolase N-terminal domain-containing protein, which encodes MTDTLRLTWDAPATLWEEATPLGNGRIGAMAFGGPGGRYQLNDSTVWSGSPDGPARALQNVRARGAGPERLAEVRAALASGDVRLAEDLLMAFEGPYSQEFLPLADLHVRIDGIEADPETPARILDLDTATLSETLRIPGGGLTRRSWVSAPAQALIIELTSDVEFDTVVELSTPLRGRLVDSPDALLLDVQAPVDGAPLHEESVDPPLRYAQDDADFDAYAAVAVALNSDGEVRRSDDRVVVRKARRLLIALSTSSRAGSWWADADGDWRTASREAIRDSARERADAVAQRDVQDLLAEHVADRRHVTRARFAIGSRREGTWSVDRDVLRGSDPLLRATVAAEYGMYLLASSSRAGSPAANLQGIWNDQLQPAWSSNYTININTEMNYWSAPVLLSPDAFEPLLALVEHLAGTGTDVAHELYGARGWVAHHNSDVWGWSLPVGDGHGAASWAIWMMGGVWLTHNLWDAYEFSGDRDLLRERIWPVMRGAVEFCLDWLVADADGVLHTSPSTAPENSYVAADGLPTALGLTATSDLALIGALFERALVAIDDLEIDDALEAEVREALAALTPLQVGSDGRLLEWSAEVEEHEPLHRHLSPVVGLYPLDTVTPEGTPELFDASVRLIDARGPGAMGWSWAWKIALRARARQGDVAASLLEEALTPFDGDATRHGPVDGSEWGGLLPNLFSTHPPFQIDGNLGFPAAIAEMLVQSHGGRVHLLPALPRSWRLGDVHGIAVRPGLVLDLSWSDGQMASAALHNHGSEDRTVLVTLADSESIVDVAAGSTADIGLALASDATPVAQDDRRAR
- a CDS encoding zinc-binding dehydrogenase is translated as MRALTHDSFGDPEQVLTVTDRPTPEPGPGQVRLRIVLSPIHNHDLWTIRGTYGFKPELPAASGTEALGIVDALGEGVDSLTVGQRVATGGTFGAWAEYVVANAAGLIPVPESLSDESAAQLVSMPFSTISLLQFLGAEKGDWIVQNAANGAVGRMLAQLGAARGVNVIGLVRRSAGVDELREQGIENVVSTDDDGWRERVAEIAGGAHIAFGIDSVGGSSAGDVLSLLGEGGTLVAFGAMNSPTMEIASGDVIFKQATVKGFWGSKVIQTMDAATRGALFGELIQRVTEGTLTLPVAGVFDAADAADAVRASNTAGRVGKVLLKF
- a CDS encoding LuxR C-terminal-related transcriptional regulator; the encoded protein is MTIIDATPTIDSPALRRAQQESARALSELSDRHAVTLESLLAILRSDRLDDRAARNLAIEAAASALVQLRVSSDQHKDAVLEPVVGAFARLQSDLRPLERFGNLDLQFIEPPTTGRALPSEVAHAARAIVRNSVLAIVDDGTARRVRIQWDCDGLNLLIGVRDDGRGELSVSDDALRPAAESVVALNGDLAVSSTEGWGSAIDIRLPLDPPAAPEPLGDVTELSAREREVLRLVVGGARNREIAGTLGISDNTVKFHVSNLLRKTGCRTRGELASLAR
- a CDS encoding acetylxylan esterase, whose amino-acid sequence is MTDVHGDLHVVDAATTQTEPDDFDAFWADTIAGTRSLPLDLTVTPHTTRLTQIDVFDVSFRGFGGTPIRAWLRAPRGASGPLPGLVQFFGYGNGRGHALRDLRWASAGYAHLVVDARGQGHGDTDDDHADGGPSAGGFLTRGLRSPQEYYYRRVYADAVRAIDAIRSIELVDPTRVGTVGASQGGGIALAIAGLVPDIAVAIIQAPFLCELDRAATLSSEHPYSLLTQYFADRRSDATTALDTLRYFDGINHARRATAPALLSTGLLDGIAPPETVLPAFTAYGGEKRVVLWPHNGHEAGGDLDEENALEFAAEHLMTGIPARSAADSLR
- the hxlB gene encoding 6-phospho-3-hexuloisomerase, yielding MDVMEVGLGHSLGLVSNEVSVVLESVIRTDPVALGRVADLVAEAPRVFVLGAGRSGLALQMTAMRLMHLGLDVHVVGETTTPAISRDDLLLVASGSGTTPGIVRAAETAVDVGAKVATITTDGSSPLAALSGSATIVVPAAGKLDRSGAASAQYAGSLFEQAVVLIGDALFHALWARSGQDADDLWPRHSNLE
- the hxlA gene encoding 3-hexulose-6-phosphate synthase, producing MKLQFAMDTLTTEAALALAAAAAPHVDILELGTPLIKSAGLSAVTAIKQAHPDKIVFADLKTMDAGELEADIAFAAGADLVTVLGTAGDSTIAGAVKAAKKHGKGIVVDLIGVKDKPARAKEVVELGAEFVEMHAGLDEQAEEGFTFDTLLRDGEASGVPFSVAGGVNATSIGSVQKSGAQIAVAGSAIYSAPDVGVAAAELRAAIG
- a CDS encoding SGNH/GDSL hydrolase family protein → MKAASARYRLPVAGLAVAVILALAAVILGVWRPWVPVPSSAPVGAAAADDEAVVIAPEPLLLPEHPTVLVFGDSWTYGSAANEPTLGYAYVLADLLDGETIVDGVRGSGYLRPGLDGPVFGERIAGLDPTLAPDLIIMQGSINDRRDGEAGYREAVTAAWDAMSAKYPDATIVILGPAPHELPVGAGTARIDKDLGELAAARGWSYISPIAGNWITEQNYLSVIDVEVGRKHPSTDGHRYLAEKLAAALAELGDAPVTEAGGSETTPEQ
- a CDS encoding DHA2 family efflux MFS transporter permease subunit, which codes for MERYFRLRWVGLVFISIAVSLIIVDSTIVNVAIPAIVDDLGITSTEVQWVQEAYTLVFAALLLVFGSLADRFGRRRVMLIGVAVFAASSVLAALAPDGGMLILARLAQGVGGAMILPTTLSIINATFRGRERGIAFAVWGSTIGGMAAVGPLLGGWLTTAFSWRWAFGINIPLGIIIVIGVLLTVAESRSDRASKIDAVGALLSVVTMGSLVFGLIEGRTYGWWLVDQRPQIGDWTWPLDLSPIPVAFALAVVALIAFITWGVHRERTGKSTLLALKLFSIPSFRNGNIAATVVSLGEFGIILALPLWLQFVLGFDALQTGLLLLALAGGSFVASGAAGAASGKIAPVCVVRAGLIAEIVGVAGVGFVIAPDASWVPLIPFLFVYGLGVGLATAQLTGVVLADVPVADSGAASGTQSTSRQLGAALGVAVLGTVLFTSTAGILASSLDERGVSADQRDQVVSSVVDSAGAAISGLEANPETAAIADDAKAAFSDGTRFAAWTAAGFLTLGLLSTISLGSGARSRDDEDDEMASDAVTEASPSE